In Fimbriimonadaceae bacterium, the DNA window ACACCAGGGAACGCACGCTCTGGCTTGCCCGCGACAGGCTCGGCGTGAAGCCTCTCTACTACTCGGCGCACAACGGCCGCCTCACTTTCGCCTCGGAGATCAAAGCCCTGCTGCGCGACCCGCAGCAGAAGCGGGCGGTGAATGAGGAGGCGTTCTTCCACTACCTCTCCTACCTCACCACCCCCGCGCCGGAGACCCTCTTCGAGGGGATTCGCAAGATCCCATGCGGATGCGTGCTCAAGGTCGACGAGCGGGGCGAGATCTTCGAGCGGCGCTACTGGGACGTGTGGGACCACACGGAACCGTTGACCGGTGCGACCGAGGAGGAGGTCTGCGAACGCCTCCTCTGCGAACTGCGCGAGGCGGTGACCCTTCGGAAGATCGCCGACGTGCCGGTGGGTTGTTTCCTCTCGGGCGGCATCGATTCGAGCACCAACGCGCAGTTGTTTGGCGAGGGCGAGGGTGGGCGCGTGAAGACGTTCACGATCGGTTACGACGGCCAGTACGGCTCGTACCAGAACGAGCTGGAGTACGCCCGCATCGCCTCCCAGCACGCCGGCACCGAACATCACGAACTGCTTCTCACCATCGACGACTTGATGCGGTTCCTCCCGAAGATGATCCACCTCCAGGACGAGCCCATTGCGGATCCCGTGTGCTTCCCGCTTTACGCGGTGTCCAAACTGGCCCGGGACAACGGGGTGGTCGTCTGTCAGGTGGGAGAGGGTGCGGACGAGCTGTTTTGCGGCTACAAGCGATGGGGCGTGTTGGTGAAACTCGCGCAGATGAGCGGGTGGCCCGTGCCGCGCGTGTTTCGGCAGGCGATGGTGGGGCTCCTCGACCTCGTCGGGAAGCGGGAGACGGCGCCTCGCGAGTGGGTGCGGCGCTCGGCCGACGGGCTCCCGATCGTCTGGAGCGGCACCGAGGCGTTCACCTCGACGGGAAAGGATGCGCTGCTCAGCCCCCGATTGCGCAAGGAGTGGAAGGGGCGCTCCTCGTGGGAGGCCGTGAAGCCCACTTGGGACCGCTATCAAGAGAAGGCTTGGGAAAAATCGCCCCAGAACTGGATGGCGTACGCGGACCTGAACCTTCGCCTTCCCGAACTGCTTCTCATGCGGGTGGACAAGATGTCGATGGGGGTGAGCCTCGAGGCGCGCGTGCCGTTCCTCGACCACAAGTTCGTGGAGTTCGCCATGAGCATTCCTTCGGCGCTGAAGACCAAGGGCGGCCAGTTGAAGTACCCCTTGCGCCAAGCCGTACGGGGGGTGATCCCCGACGCCCTCATCGACCGAGCGAAGCAGGGGTTTGGCGTCCCGGTATACGAGTGGCTGTTCGACCGGTTGGGCGAGCGCGCCCGGCGCGAGACGGACGCTCTGTGCGCGAACTCAGACCTGTTCGACGCGGATGCCGTGCGCAAGGTGTTGAATTCGCCGAGCAAGGGTAACGATCACTGGGTCCTGCTCAACGTCGCGATGTGGTGGAGACACAATCTCTGTGGGGAATCCTTCGACGTCTGATCACGTACGGTTTCCGATCGGCCAGGTGTTCATGGCCGACCTTGTGTCCAAGGGCATGCTGGGCGTCACGGCCCTGCTGAGCATCCGGTACATCGCGGACCCCGCCCAGTACGCGCTCTTTACCCTGGCCATTTCGGCCGTCACGCTCACCTCCCAGGTGCTGGCGTCGTCGTTCAACACGATCTTCGTCGTCGCGGCGGACAAGCTGGGCCTGGCGGACGGCCCGTCGCGGTTTCTTGCGTTTCAGCTTTTGGCGGTCCTCGTGTTGGGCGCCTTGGCCCTGCCGCTGGCACCGCGGGTGGGATGGGTGTACCCGCTCGGGATCGCCCTGGCGATCGGCTACTGCATGTCGGAGTTCACGAAGTCGCAGAGCCAGCACGCCCTCGACTTCCGCAGGTTCTCGATCATCGAGCTGAGCCGGTCGGGGCTGTTTCTGACCGGGCAGTTGATCCTCTTGGTGCTGGCCAGCTTCCACCTCGTGGCGTGGGAGATCCTCGCGGTGCAGGCGGCCAGCCTGTGGGTCGTGTTCGTACTGTTCATGCGCGGCCGCGTGAAGGCGATCCACGTGATGGACGTGCGGGCGGGGCTCGAGGTGGCGAAGACGGTGTTGGGCAGCCCGTTTCGGCTGCTGTTCGTGCAGTCGGCGGTCGTGGCCGTGCTGATGCAGGTGGACGTGTGGATGCTGCATGCGCTTGGCAACGCGCACGCGGTGGCGACCTACGGCTCGGCGTACCGCTACTACACGCTGGCGATGATGGTGTCCACCTCGATGCGGGCGATCCTGCTGCCGACCGTTCAGCGCGCGCCCACGGCTGCGGCGCTCGACGCCCTGTTCCGCAAGCAGCTTCGCGTGCTGGCGATGATCGCCCCGGTCGTGCTGGTGCTCGCCGTTGGGGCTTCGTGGTGGATTCCGCTGATCGACGCCGGCCGTTATCCGGGCGCGGTGGAGGTCTTCCGCATCCTCTCGGTTTCGGCGCTGGTGTCTGTCGCGTTCAATCCGCACATGAGCGTGCTGCTGCGGTTCGAGGATTTCCGGTTTACGGTGGGGGCGTCGCTGGGGGCGCTGCTGATCGCCGTGTCCCTGCACTCAGTGCTGATTCCGCGTTTCGGCGAAGCGGGGGCCGCGGTGGCGACCCTGGTCGCCTTCTCTTGTTTGAACGGCGCGGCGTTCTGGCGATCGCGCATGCACCGGGAGCAGATGCGTTCGGAGGAGAACGCCGCGTGAAGGTGCTGGGCCACGCCCGCGAGCTGCCGTTGGGTTTGTTGGTTCGAAAAGGGGCTGCCCGTTTGAAGGCGCGCCTTGCCGGCATGGGCCGGGCGCGGCGCGACGCCCGGGACGGCACGTACCTGGAGTCGAGCCCGGAGTTCGTGCCGCTCGGCTTGCCCGAGGTGGAGATCTCCTCGGCGGAGGCGGAGCTCATGCGGGCGTTGGCCGAGCGGTATGCGGCGCATCGGTTCGACTTGTTGGGTTCGGGTTGGGTGGAGGTGGCCGCGCTTGGCCGGGCAAGCCCGGCGGGGGCAGGGCGACGCGCAAGCGCGCGCACTCCCATGGGGGCCGAGCGACGCGTGAGCGCGCGCACTCCCATGGGGGCCGAGCGACGCGCGAGTGCGCGCACTCCCATGGGGGCCGGGCAACGCGCGAGCGCGCGCACTCCCATGGGGGAGTTGCCTGTGGGGTGCCGGGAGGAGGCTTCGCGGATTCGCTCCTTGATCGAGGGTGCCTACACTCCCATCGATTGGCAGCTGGACTTCAAATCGGGGTACCGGTGGTCCGAGTCCATGTGGTCGGAGTTCGTCCCCTACGGCCATGCGCCGGGGGTGGACGTGAAAGTGCCGTGGGAGCTGGCGCGCTTGCAGCACGTTCCGGTGTTGGTGCTTGCAGCGCGTTCGGCCGAGCCCGCACACGCCGCGCGGTGGCGTACGGAGGCCGTGAACCAGATGCTGGACTTCGTGGCGGCCAATCCGCCTCGGTTCGGGGTGAATTGGCGGACCGCGATGGACGTGGGGATCCGGGCGGCGAACATGGCGCTGGCCATGGATCTGCTTTGCCAGGACGGCGTGCGCGGGGCATGGGAGGGAGTGTTGGCGCGCTCGCTCGAGGAGCACGCGCGCCACATCCTGGACCACCTCGAGTGGAGCCCGGACGCGCGAGGCAACCACTACTTGGCCAACATCGCCGGCGTGGTGTGGTGCGCGGCGCACCTGCGAGGGGTGGGCCAGACCGAGGAGTGGCTCGCGTGGGGCACCCGCGAACTGGACACGGAGATGCGGAGGCAGTTCCATGGCGACGGCTCGAACTTCGAGGCGTCGGTCTGCTACCACCGCCTGAGCGCGGAGATGGCGGCCTGGACGCTGGCGTGCTTGATCGCAAGCGGCCGAAAGTGCCCGGTCGAAGGGGTGTGGCCGGTGCCCGCCCTTCGCTCGCGCTTTGCCGCAATGGCTCTGTTCACCGGATGGGCGACGAAGCGGGACGGACGCGTCGCCCAGATCGGAGACAACGACAGCGGGCGGTTCTTCCGACTTCCCGGCGAGTTTGAGGGCTTGGAGGAGCAGCCCCTGTGCCACCGAGAGACCCTCGACGTCTTGAGGGCTTTGTGCGGCCATTCGGGGGAGACCGTGGCGGGTCGGCTGGCGGAAGGCCTCGGCCGGCTGGCGGGCGGGGTGTCGGACGCCGTGCCGATGCCCTCGTTCGGCGTCGCCCCAGAACTGCCCGGAGGGGGCGCACGGGCCGAGTGGCACCTCGGTCCGGGGTGTTGGGAGCGCTTGGAGACCGCGGCGTTCCCGGACTTCGGACTCTTCGTGTGGCGCTCGCCGCGCGTTTGGATGGCGGTGCGGTGCGGCCCGGTGGGGCAGGGAGGCATCGGCGGGCACGCGCACAACGATGCGCTGCACCTGGAGTTGACCGTGGACGGGGTGGATTGGATCGCCGATCCGGGGACCGGGGTCTACACGCCCGATCCCCGCTTGAGGAACGCCTACCGTTCCGCCGCCGCGCACTTCGTGCCCCGGCCCGCTGGGAAGCAAAGCGAGCCGGCTCCGCTTTCGGCGGGTTTGTTTCGGCTCGCGGACTGCGGTGCGCGGTGCCATCGCTTCGGACCCGAGGGTTTCGCGGGTTCTCACGACGGGTACGGTGCGCGCATGTGGCGGGTCTTGGAACTGGCGCCAGATGGTTTGGTGGTTCGGGATGTTTGGGAGGGTGGGGAAGTCGCGCCGATCCCGCATGTGGACGCCGAGCACCCGTGGCACCCGATCGCGTTCTCGCCGGGCTACGGGAGGTTCGACGCGTGAGCCGACCCCGGATCGTGATGGCGGTCTTCAACGGCTTGGAGTTCGACGGCCGCGTGCAGCGGGCCGCTTCGGCGCTCGCGCCGATGGCCGACGTGCACGTTTTGGGCCTGAGCGGCGAGGGCGAGGTGTGGCGCCCGGCCGATGGCGCTTACACGACCGAAGGAGTGCCCGGACCGATGCTGGGCATCGGGGCTCAGCGTCGGTTTTGGCGGGCGTTGCGGAAGGTCGTGCAGGAGCGCCGGCCGGCGCTCGTGTACGCCCACGACTACTACACTGCATGGCCCGGACGCACCGAGGCGCGCCGGGCAGGCGCGCGGCTGGTGTACGACGCACACGAGCTGCTCAAACCGCTGCCGGTCCAGGAGCGGTCGATCCGCGAGCGGCTCTTCGCCCTCTTCGAGGGGATGGGAGCGAAGTCGGCGGACCTCGTGGTGTGCGCCAACGAGGCGCGGGCGGCGATCTTCCAGGAGTATCTTGGGCTCCCAAGAAAACCGCTTGTGGTCCGCAACATCCCCGACGAGTCGCAGGAGCCGCCCCTGCCACAGGTCGAGCGCGATCTCGGATCGGTGCTCTACCAGGGGGACATGGGCTTGGGCCGGGGCTTGGGCGCCCTGATCGAGGCGCTCGGCCATCTGGAGCCAACGGCGAGCCTGACGATGGCGGGGGGCGGGCCCGCGCTGGATAAACTGCGCGCCATGGCCGCTGCCGCTGGGTTGGAGGGACGGGTGCGTTTCCTCGGACGAGTGCCGCGCTCCGACTTGCCCGGGCTGATGGCGTCGAGCGGGGTAGGCATCCTCTCGTATCCCGCGCAGGACCTGAACAACGTCTATTGCGCACCGAACAAGGTGTTCGAGTACGCCCGCGCGGAGCTGCCGATGGTCGCGGTCGGCAGCGACCATCTGCGGGCGATGGTGGAGGGGCCTGGGCTCGGGCGGGCCCTGCCCGCGGGGGCCTTGCCTGCGGCGATCGCCGACGCGGTGAGGGAAGTGGGGTCGGGGTGGAACCGGTACGTGGAGGCATGCCGCGCCTTTGCCCGCGAGAACACGTGGGCGAAGGAAGCCGAGGCTTTGCGCGCGGCGGTCGCCCCTTTGTTGGGAGAGGCGCCCCTTGGGTGACGTCCTTCTGGCCGTCGCGTTCGGCGAGATCGCGCTCTACGCGCTGATCCCGTTCGTCTACGGCAAGCGCCTCCCGTTCAAGCAGTTTCCGTTCTACTGGGTGTTCTACTGGGCGACCGTCGTGTTCGACGTGGTGGGCGCGCCCCAACTCGTGGGGGAGAAGTGGTACACGCCTGAACTGGCCATCGCGATGTTTCTCGTGTGGCTCGGGTTCGCGGGGACGGGGCTGCTGCTTTTCGAGTCGAGGAAGCGTCTGGCGATCGACACGGACCGGCGGTCGGAGAAGAGCGACCGGCGCAGCCGTTTGGAGATCTTCATCCTCGTCGGGTTCAGCGTGCTGCTGATGGCCGCTTGGACGGCCATTTCGGGCCCTCCGCTCCTCTTCAAGATCGCCTCGCTGCAAGGCTTGAGCACCCAGGAGCTGATCGCGATGCGGCTCGAGGCGCAGTTCGGCGGCGCGAAGTTCCACTGGTTCCAGCCCGGATTCCGGCTGATGCCGGTTGTGGGGATGCTCGCGGCGTACAGCCTGCTTCTGCGGAAGCCGTCGCTCAAGCACCGGCTGCTGTTCTACGGGATGTT includes these proteins:
- the asnB gene encoding asparagine synthase (glutamine-hydrolyzing), which translates into the protein MCGIVGALAFKGSSFEVTEPYLVAMRDAMVHRGPDGCGVWVAPDRRLGLGHRRLAIIDLSEAALQPMSNEDDTVWITFNGEIYNHLELRAELLALGHRFKTDHADTEVILHGFEEWGIDVLGKLRGMYAFALWDTRERTLWLARDRLGVKPLYYSAHNGRLTFASEIKALLRDPQQKRAVNEEAFFHYLSYLTTPAPETLFEGIRKIPCGCVLKVDERGEIFERRYWDVWDHTEPLTGATEEEVCERLLCELREAVTLRKIADVPVGCFLSGGIDSSTNAQLFGEGEGGRVKTFTIGYDGQYGSYQNELEYARIASQHAGTEHHELLLTIDDLMRFLPKMIHLQDEPIADPVCFPLYAVSKLARDNGVVVCQVGEGADELFCGYKRWGVLVKLAQMSGWPVPRVFRQAMVGLLDLVGKRETAPREWVRRSADGLPIVWSGTEAFTSTGKDALLSPRLRKEWKGRSSWEAVKPTWDRYQEKAWEKSPQNWMAYADLNLRLPELLLMRVDKMSMGVSLEARVPFLDHKFVEFAMSIPSALKTKGGQLKYPLRQAVRGVIPDALIDRAKQGFGVPVYEWLFDRLGERARRETDALCANSDLFDADAVRKVLNSPSKGNDHWVLLNVAMWWRHNLCGESFDV
- a CDS encoding polysaccharide biosynthesis C-terminal domain-containing protein, yielding MADLVSKGMLGVTALLSIRYIADPAQYALFTLAISAVTLTSQVLASSFNTIFVVAADKLGLADGPSRFLAFQLLAVLVLGALALPLAPRVGWVYPLGIALAIGYCMSEFTKSQSQHALDFRRFSIIELSRSGLFLTGQLILLVLASFHLVAWEILAVQAASLWVVFVLFMRGRVKAIHVMDVRAGLEVAKTVLGSPFRLLFVQSAVVAVLMQVDVWMLHALGNAHAVATYGSAYRYYTLAMMVSTSMRAILLPTVQRAPTAAALDALFRKQLRVLAMIAPVVLVLAVGASWWIPLIDAGRYPGAVEVFRILSVSALVSVAFNPHMSVLLRFEDFRFTVGASLGALLIAVSLHSVLIPRFGEAGAAVATLVAFSCLNGAAFWRSRMHREQMRSEENAA
- a CDS encoding heparinase II/III family protein; this encodes MKVLGHARELPLGLLVRKGAARLKARLAGMGRARRDARDGTYLESSPEFVPLGLPEVEISSAEAELMRALAERYAAHRFDLLGSGWVEVAALGRASPAGAGRRASARTPMGAERRVSARTPMGAERRASARTPMGAGQRASARTPMGELPVGCREEASRIRSLIEGAYTPIDWQLDFKSGYRWSESMWSEFVPYGHAPGVDVKVPWELARLQHVPVLVLAARSAEPAHAARWRTEAVNQMLDFVAANPPRFGVNWRTAMDVGIRAANMALAMDLLCQDGVRGAWEGVLARSLEEHARHILDHLEWSPDARGNHYLANIAGVVWCAAHLRGVGQTEEWLAWGTRELDTEMRRQFHGDGSNFEASVCYHRLSAEMAAWTLACLIASGRKCPVEGVWPVPALRSRFAAMALFTGWATKRDGRVAQIGDNDSGRFFRLPGEFEGLEEQPLCHRETLDVLRALCGHSGETVAGRLAEGLGRLAGGVSDAVPMPSFGVAPELPGGGARAEWHLGPGCWERLETAAFPDFGLFVWRSPRVWMAVRCGPVGQGGIGGHAHNDALHLELTVDGVDWIADPGTGVYTPDPRLRNAYRSAAAHFVPRPAGKQSEPAPLSAGLFRLADCGARCHRFGPEGFAGSHDGYGARMWRVLELAPDGLVVRDVWEGGEVAPIPHVDAEHPWHPIAFSPGYGRFDA
- a CDS encoding glycosyltransferase, translating into MSRPRIVMAVFNGLEFDGRVQRAASALAPMADVHVLGLSGEGEVWRPADGAYTTEGVPGPMLGIGAQRRFWRALRKVVQERRPALVYAHDYYTAWPGRTEARRAGARLVYDAHELLKPLPVQERSIRERLFALFEGMGAKSADLVVCANEARAAIFQEYLGLPRKPLVVRNIPDESQEPPLPQVERDLGSVLYQGDMGLGRGLGALIEALGHLEPTASLTMAGGGPALDKLRAMAAAAGLEGRVRFLGRVPRSDLPGLMASSGVGILSYPAQDLNNVYCAPNKVFEYARAELPMVAVGSDHLRAMVEGPGLGRALPAGALPAAIADAVREVGSGWNRYVEACRAFARENTWAKEAEALRAAVAPLLGEAPLG